A genomic window from Luteolibacter sp. LG18 includes:
- the gyrB gene encoding DNA topoisomerase (ATP-hydrolyzing) subunit B, whose amino-acid sequence MSETPIEPPKPETQVASQQQYDAAQIDKLEGLEAVRKRPGMYIGDPDERGLHHCVFEVLDNSIDEHLAGYCQRIKVAIHVDGSISVADNGRGIPVDIHPKFGIPAVELVLTNLHAGGKFGQGAYKYSGGLHGVGAKCVNALSDWFKAEVFRGGKVHMISFERGKTTQPLQVVGEVDPGRTGTTITFFPDATIFVDTIEFKFDRLATRLRELAFLNPGLTIDLEDERPESARKTAFYYAKGIEEFVHQLGENKTVIHEPVILTGKRQVEIDYDGKKSSDDVFADVVFQYNDSYNDQILCFANSIPNADGGTHLTGFRTALTRGINQYAKANKILKDKDPSLSGDDVREGLVCVISIKMPNPRFSSQTKDKLVNAEIEGVISSIVYEGLMQFFEDNPNVAKRIIEKSVNAARAREAARKARETVRKSALSGGGLPGKLADCSERDPAKSELYIVEGDSAGGSAKQGRDRRTQAILPLRGKLINVEKARLHRALQNKEIQSMITAIGAGIGDGEQEGSFRIDKVRYHKIVIMTDADVDGSHIRTLLLTFFCRHMPELVKRGYLYIAQPPLYLVSRKKRQEYVQDNESLNRILIDLGAGDVTLRTADASRSFDVEELKSILETLSSLSRYVDSIRGNGGDFQAYLDARHGDDLPTYMVRVRVGNDEAVHYFTDDSALRAFSAENPDLRLFGEIVEEGAHVAGPSRRAVLHELHESHAIAKLFSRLREKGLDTKQFFSMDTPLFELVEGEGDKQAVTPVFSVQDILYRVLEIGRRGVQIKRFKGLGEMNAKELFETTMDPGKRQFLRVRLDEDNAVEADLMFDRLMGDIVEPRKRYIEDNALNVRNLDV is encoded by the coding sequence ATGTCCGAGACGCCGATCGAACCTCCGAAGCCCGAAACCCAGGTCGCCAGCCAACAGCAGTACGACGCCGCCCAGATCGACAAGCTGGAGGGGCTTGAGGCCGTCCGGAAGCGACCGGGGATGTATATCGGCGACCCGGATGAACGTGGTTTGCACCACTGCGTGTTCGAGGTGCTGGACAACTCGATCGACGAGCATCTCGCAGGGTATTGCCAGCGGATCAAGGTGGCGATCCACGTGGATGGCTCGATCTCGGTGGCGGACAATGGCCGTGGCATTCCGGTGGACATCCATCCGAAGTTCGGCATTCCGGCGGTGGAGCTGGTGCTGACGAACCTGCACGCTGGCGGCAAGTTCGGCCAGGGGGCCTACAAGTATTCCGGTGGTTTGCACGGGGTGGGCGCGAAGTGCGTGAACGCGCTTTCCGACTGGTTCAAGGCGGAGGTGTTCCGCGGCGGCAAGGTGCACATGATTTCCTTCGAGCGCGGCAAGACGACGCAGCCGCTGCAGGTGGTGGGCGAGGTCGATCCGGGCCGCACCGGCACGACGATCACGTTCTTCCCGGACGCGACGATTTTCGTCGATACCATCGAGTTCAAGTTCGACCGCCTGGCGACGCGCCTGCGCGAACTGGCGTTCCTCAACCCCGGTCTGACGATCGATCTCGAGGACGAGCGTCCGGAGTCGGCGAGGAAGACGGCGTTCTACTACGCGAAGGGCATCGAGGAGTTCGTCCACCAGCTCGGAGAGAACAAGACGGTGATCCACGAGCCGGTGATCCTGACGGGCAAGCGCCAGGTGGAGATCGACTACGACGGGAAGAAGTCGAGCGACGATGTCTTCGCGGACGTGGTGTTCCAGTACAACGATTCCTACAACGACCAGATCCTGTGCTTCGCGAACTCGATTCCGAACGCGGATGGCGGCACGCACTTGACCGGCTTCCGCACGGCGCTGACGCGCGGCATCAACCAGTATGCGAAGGCGAACAAGATCCTGAAGGACAAGGACCCGTCGCTCTCCGGTGATGACGTCCGCGAAGGTCTGGTGTGCGTGATCTCGATCAAGATGCCGAACCCGCGTTTCAGCTCCCAGACGAAGGACAAGCTGGTGAACGCGGAGATCGAAGGGGTGATTTCCTCGATCGTCTACGAGGGGCTGATGCAGTTCTTCGAGGACAATCCGAACGTGGCGAAGCGGATCATCGAGAAGTCGGTGAACGCGGCGCGTGCCCGCGAGGCGGCGCGCAAGGCCCGCGAGACGGTGCGCAAGTCGGCGCTGTCCGGCGGCGGCCTGCCGGGCAAGCTGGCGGACTGCTCCGAGCGCGATCCGGCGAAGTCCGAGCTGTATATTGTCGAAGGTGACTCCGCGGGTGGCTCCGCCAAGCAGGGCCGCGACCGCCGCACGCAGGCGATCCTGCCGCTGCGAGGCAAGCTGATCAACGTGGAGAAGGCCCGCCTGCACCGCGCGCTGCAGAACAAGGAAATCCAGTCGATGATCACCGCGATCGGCGCGGGCATCGGCGATGGCGAGCAGGAGGGTTCGTTCCGCATCGACAAGGTGCGCTACCACAAGATCGTCATCATGACCGATGCCGACGTGGACGGCTCGCACATCCGCACGCTGCTGCTGACGTTCTTCTGCCGTCACATGCCGGAGCTGGTGAAGCGCGGCTACCTCTACATCGCGCAGCCGCCGCTGTATCTGGTTTCCCGCAAGAAGCGCCAGGAATACGTGCAGGACAACGAATCGCTGAACCGGATCCTGATCGACCTGGGCGCGGGCGACGTGACGCTGCGCACGGCGGACGCGAGCCGTTCCTTCGATGTGGAGGAGCTGAAATCGATTCTCGAGACGCTGTCCTCGCTGTCCCGCTACGTGGATTCGATCCGCGGCAATGGTGGCGACTTCCAGGCGTATCTCGATGCCCGCCATGGCGACGACCTGCCGACCTACATGGTCCGCGTGCGGGTGGGCAATGACGAGGCGGTGCACTATTTCACGGACGACTCCGCGCTGCGCGCGTTCTCCGCGGAGAACCCCGATCTGCGCCTGTTCGGCGAGATCGTGGAGGAGGGCGCCCACGTGGCCGGTCCGAGCCGCCGCGCGGTGCTGCACGAGCTCCACGAGTCCCATGCGATCGCGAAGCTGTTCTCGCGCCTGCGGGAGAAGGGCCTCGACACGAAGCAGTTCTTTTCGATGGACACGCCGTTGTTCGAACTGGTCGAAGGCGAGGGCGACAAGCAGGCGGTGACGCCGGTGTTCTCGGTGCAGGACATCCTCTACCGGGTGCTGGAAATCGGCCGCCGTGGCGTGCAGATCAAGCGATTCAAGGGTCTGGGTGAAATGAACGCCAAGGAGCTGTTCGAAACCACCATGGACCCCGGCAAGCGCCAGTTCCTGCGCGTCCGGTTGGACGAGGACAATGCCGTCGAGGCCGACCTCATGTTCGACCGTCTGATGGGCGATATCGTTGAACCCCGCAAACGCTACATCGAGGACAACGCTCTGAACGTCCGCAACCTCGACGTCTGA
- the coaE gene encoding dephospho-CoA kinase (Dephospho-CoA kinase (CoaE) performs the final step in coenzyme A biosynthesis.), producing the protein MRTFALTGGIATGKSTFGRLIGELIPGAVLFDCDACVRRLLAESPRVAVDVARLFGAAALQPGGGVDRGFLRSRVFGDEGARLALEGVLHPRVREECLASREMAVKEGRVLFVADVPLLFEKGFDFGQERSLLVATTRATQIRRLKARDGFDDSLVEAILAAQLPLEEKLRRADVVFWNEGPPEVLRSQVHRFSLSIHDDSE; encoded by the coding sequence ATGCGCACCTTTGCCCTCACCGGAGGGATCGCCACGGGGAAATCCACCTTCGGCCGCTTGATCGGAGAGTTGATCCCCGGCGCGGTCTTGTTCGATTGCGACGCTTGCGTCAGGCGCCTCCTGGCCGAATCGCCCCGGGTGGCGGTGGATGTCGCCCGCTTGTTCGGGGCGGCGGCGCTCCAGCCCGGGGGCGGCGTCGACCGTGGGTTCCTGCGGTCCCGGGTGTTTGGAGATGAGGGTGCCCGCCTCGCATTGGAGGGGGTGCTCCACCCCCGGGTGCGCGAGGAATGTCTTGCGTCGCGGGAGATGGCGGTTAAAGAGGGGCGGGTGCTTTTTGTCGCGGATGTTCCGCTGCTCTTCGAGAAGGGCTTTGATTTCGGTCAGGAACGTTCGCTGCTGGTTGCCACGACCCGTGCAACCCAGATCCGCCGGCTGAAAGCACGCGACGGTTTCGACGATTCGCTTGTGGAAGCCATCCTCGCGGCGCAATTGCCGCTCGAAGAAAAATTGCGCCGCGCGGACGTCGTCTTTTGGAACGAAGGTCCGCCGGAGGTGCTCCGGTCCCAGGTGCACCGTTTCTCCCTCTCCATCCATGATGATTCCGAATGA
- the gyrA gene encoding DNA gyrase subunit A, protein MSDDHIKPINVAEELSKSFLDYSMSVIISRALPDVRDGLKPSQRRILFAMRELNLAPGKQHIKCAKICGDTSGNYHPHGEAVIYPTLVNMGQHWSMRERLIDGQGNFGSVEGDPPAAMRYTEARLTHLGLAMMEDLEKDTVDFVPNYDERLTEPTVLPSAFPNLLVNGGTGIAVGMATNLPPHNLGEIVDAICAQVDNPEITLTELMHFVKGPDFPVACEIRGVRGIEEYFRTGRGSIRMRGKMEIEEMDNGKSLITIREVPYGVNRATLQERIAELVNEKILTGISGMRDLSDEETRIEIELKRDARPQVVVNQLYKLTSMETSFSVNMLAIHDRRPKLLSLKEAIDCYIEHRREVIVRRTRYLLGKAEERAELLEAYLLALEHIDDFIDIIRSSKNRDEARERLAAYSFSKETAEKIGILIRGQAGVQGDRYVFTERQVNAILELRLYQLTALEKDKIQSEYNGVLAEITDLLDILAREIRVLTIIKDELQAIRGKYGTPRKCEILPEEGEIAIEDLIANDAMIVTLSHRGYIKRTPASEFRVQGRGGKGLRGMETRSAASKDDEDDFVEHLFSVQAHDYLMFFTNTGRVYVERVYEVPEGSRTSKGRNIRNVLNLKPEEKIAALLRLERATDEKGDDVTFREDAGFVFFATRSGKVKKTALNEFRNYRKDGIIAINLEEDNELIGVRLTSGGDDVILVTHEGMSIRFHEEESRPLGRNTAGVAGIRPEDKDFVVGLALVTEGSTLLVASENGIGKRTAFDEYRKQSRGGKGIITMKVTDKTGPVVGAVTVTEEDELMLMTSSGQSIRIRVAEVREAGRNTQGVKLLTLREGEKLQDISKVIPDGEDSSANAEEASGEEGTSDETDAPADEAGE, encoded by the coding sequence ATGTCCGACGACCACATCAAGCCGATCAACGTTGCCGAGGAGCTCTCGAAGTCCTTCCTCGACTACTCGATGTCGGTGATTATTTCCCGCGCGCTTCCGGATGTCCGGGATGGCTTGAAGCCCTCGCAGCGCCGCATCCTGTTCGCGATGCGCGAGCTGAACCTCGCGCCCGGCAAGCAGCACATCAAGTGCGCGAAGATCTGCGGTGACACCTCCGGTAACTACCACCCGCACGGTGAAGCCGTGATTTACCCGACGCTGGTCAACATGGGCCAGCACTGGTCGATGCGCGAGCGCCTGATCGACGGCCAGGGCAACTTCGGCTCCGTGGAAGGCGACCCGCCGGCCGCGATGCGATACACCGAAGCGCGCCTGACCCACCTCGGCCTGGCGATGATGGAGGACCTGGAGAAGGACACCGTCGATTTCGTTCCGAACTACGACGAGCGCCTCACCGAGCCGACCGTTCTCCCGTCCGCGTTCCCGAACCTGCTGGTCAACGGCGGCACGGGCATCGCGGTGGGCATGGCGACGAACCTGCCGCCGCACAACCTGGGCGAGATCGTGGACGCCATCTGCGCGCAGGTGGACAATCCCGAGATCACTCTCACGGAGCTGATGCATTTCGTGAAGGGCCCGGACTTCCCGGTGGCTTGCGAGATCCGCGGCGTGCGCGGCATCGAGGAGTATTTCCGCACCGGTCGCGGCTCGATCCGCATGCGCGGCAAGATGGAGATCGAGGAGATGGACAACGGGAAGTCCCTCATCACGATCCGCGAGGTGCCGTATGGCGTGAACCGCGCGACGCTCCAGGAGCGCATCGCGGAGCTGGTGAACGAGAAGATCCTCACGGGGATCTCGGGCATGCGCGACCTTTCCGACGAGGAGACGCGCATCGAGATCGAGCTGAAGCGCGACGCCCGCCCGCAGGTGGTGGTGAACCAGCTCTACAAGCTCACGTCGATGGAGACGAGCTTCAGCGTGAACATGCTGGCGATCCACGACCGCCGGCCGAAGCTGCTGTCGCTGAAGGAGGCGATCGATTGCTACATCGAGCACCGCCGCGAGGTGATCGTGCGCCGCACCCGCTACCTGCTCGGCAAGGCCGAGGAGCGCGCCGAGCTGCTGGAGGCCTACCTGCTGGCGCTGGAGCACATCGACGATTTCATCGACATCATCCGTTCCTCGAAGAACCGCGACGAGGCCCGCGAGCGCCTCGCCGCCTACAGTTTCAGCAAGGAAACGGCGGAGAAGATCGGCATCCTGATCCGCGGTCAGGCCGGGGTGCAGGGCGACCGCTACGTTTTCACCGAGCGCCAGGTCAACGCCATCCTGGAACTGCGCCTCTACCAGCTCACGGCACTGGAGAAGGACAAGATCCAGTCGGAATACAACGGCGTGCTCGCCGAGATCACCGACCTGCTCGACATCCTGGCCCGCGAGATCCGCGTGCTGACGATCATCAAGGACGAGTTGCAGGCGATCCGTGGCAAATACGGCACGCCCCGCAAGTGCGAGATCCTGCCGGAAGAGGGCGAGATCGCCATCGAGGACCTGATCGCGAACGACGCGATGATCGTGACGCTTTCGCACCGTGGTTACATCAAGCGCACGCCTGCCAGCGAGTTCCGCGTGCAGGGCCGTGGCGGCAAGGGCCTGCGCGGCATGGAGACGCGCAGCGCGGCCTCGAAGGACGATGAGGATGATTTCGTGGAGCACCTCTTCAGCGTGCAGGCGCACGATTACCTGATGTTCTTCACGAACACGGGCCGCGTGTATGTCGAGCGCGTGTATGAGGTGCCGGAAGGTTCCCGCACGTCGAAGGGCCGGAACATCCGGAACGTTCTCAACCTGAAGCCGGAGGAGAAGATCGCCGCGCTGCTGCGCCTGGAGCGTGCCACCGACGAGAAGGGCGACGACGTCACCTTCCGCGAGGACGCCGGGTTCGTGTTCTTCGCGACCCGCTCGGGCAAGGTGAAGAAGACCGCGCTCAACGAGTTCCGCAACTACCGCAAGGACGGCATCATCGCCATCAACCTGGAAGAGGACAACGAACTGATCGGCGTGCGCCTGACCAGTGGTGGCGACGACGTCATCCTGGTGACCCACGAGGGGATGAGCATCCGCTTCCACGAGGAGGAGTCCCGTCCGCTGGGCCGCAACACGGCCGGTGTGGCCGGTATCCGTCCGGAGGACAAGGACTTCGTGGTCGGCCTAGCGCTGGTCACGGAAGGCTCCACGCTGCTGGTGGCGTCCGAGAACGGCATAGGCAAGCGCACGGCCTTTGACGAGTACCGCAAGCAATCGCGTGGCGGCAAGGGCATCATCACGATGAAGGTGACGGACAAGACCGGCCCGGTGGTGGGCGCGGTGACCGTGACCGAGGAGGACGAGCTGATGCTGATGACCAGCAGTGGCCAGAGCATCCGCATCCGCGTGGCGGAGGTCCGCGAGGCCGGCCGAAACACGCAGGGCGTGAAGCTGCTCACACTGCGCGAGGGCGAGAAGCTCCAGGACATTTCGAAGGTGATTCCGGACGGCGAGGATTCCTCGGCGAACGCGGAGGAGGCTTCCGGTGAGGAAGGCACTTCCGACGAGACGGATGCTCCGGCGGACGAAGCCGGGGAGTAA
- the rho gene encoding transcription termination factor Rho — protein MMIPNDPEPAAEAAGASEAESAVAASAPALPASIDINVFRQKSLADLQAMADVIPARIQPGLSKSQLVFELLCFYGREGVELVGEGVLEQTKDNYAMLRDPVRSFRPAQDDLHLHGNMVRELGLRVGQKVRVKVRAPRERDKYLSGYEAIAVEGIPAAEYRAPKDFEKLTPLFPDRRILLEGEGPEFLSVRVLDLIAPLGKGQRGLIVAPPRGGKTILLKQIAKAIRKNHPEAVLVILLLDERPEEVTDFEETVGAEVFASTFDEPAKRHAQVADLVIERAKRLVECGKDVILLLDSLTRLARGHNSSMQGGPIGSGGINPVALQKSRKFFGTARNVEEGGSLTILATALVETESRMDDVIFEEFKGTGNMEVKLDRELAERRVFPAIHIPQSGTRNDDRLYHPEEFARVLDIRRQLAQLPVGDAIETLMANLRATKSNAELLLRGLR, from the coding sequence ATGATGATTCCGAATGATCCCGAGCCCGCCGCGGAAGCCGCGGGTGCCTCTGAAGCCGAATCCGCGGTGGCGGCCAGCGCGCCGGCCTTGCCGGCTTCGATCGACATCAATGTGTTCCGCCAGAAGTCGCTGGCGGACCTGCAGGCGATGGCGGATGTGATTCCAGCGCGGATTCAGCCCGGGCTCTCGAAGAGCCAGCTCGTGTTCGAGCTTCTTTGTTTCTACGGCCGCGAGGGCGTGGAACTGGTGGGTGAGGGCGTGCTGGAGCAGACCAAGGACAATTACGCGATGCTGCGTGATCCGGTGCGGAGCTTCCGTCCCGCCCAGGACGATCTTCATCTCCACGGCAACATGGTGCGGGAACTCGGACTGCGGGTCGGGCAGAAGGTCCGTGTGAAGGTCCGCGCGCCGCGCGAGCGGGACAAGTATCTCTCCGGCTACGAGGCGATCGCGGTGGAAGGGATTCCGGCGGCGGAATACCGTGCGCCGAAGGATTTCGAGAAACTCACCCCGCTGTTCCCGGATCGCCGGATTTTGTTGGAAGGGGAGGGGCCGGAGTTTTTGAGCGTCCGGGTGCTTGATCTCATTGCCCCGCTGGGCAAGGGGCAGCGCGGATTGATCGTTGCTCCTCCGCGTGGGGGCAAGACGATCTTGCTGAAGCAGATCGCGAAGGCGATTCGCAAGAACCATCCCGAGGCGGTGCTGGTGATCCTCCTGCTGGACGAGCGCCCGGAGGAAGTCACGGATTTCGAGGAGACGGTGGGAGCGGAAGTGTTTGCCTCCACCTTCGACGAGCCGGCCAAGCGCCATGCCCAGGTCGCCGATCTGGTCATCGAACGCGCGAAGCGGTTGGTCGAGTGTGGCAAGGACGTGATCCTGCTGCTGGACAGCCTCACCCGTCTGGCCCGCGGCCACAATTCCTCGATGCAGGGCGGTCCGATCGGTTCGGGAGGGATCAATCCGGTGGCGCTGCAGAAATCCCGCAAGTTTTTCGGCACCGCCCGCAATGTGGAGGAAGGGGGGAGTCTGACGATTCTTGCCACCGCCCTGGTGGAGACGGAGAGCCGCATGGACGATGTGATTTTCGAAGAATTCAAGGGCACCGGCAACATGGAGGTGAAGCTGGACCGCGAGCTCGCCGAGCGCCGCGTGTTCCCCGCGATCCATATTCCCCAGTCCGGAACCCGGAATGATGACCGCCTTTATCATCCGGAGGAGTTTGCCCGTGTGCTCGATATCCGCCGCCAGTTGGCACAACTTCCGGTGGGCGATGCGATCGAGACCCTGATGGCGAACCTTCGGGCCACCAAGAGCAACGCGGAATTGCTGCTCCGGGGCTTGCGCTGA
- a CDS encoding Amuc_1098 family type IV pilus outer membrane protein has product MQKTPLYRNSRTAVALMAVAAATPAVVSVAHAGDGYGSGGLAQREMIRRQEAVAEGDRLLAEGREAYAKGDYQQAVDKYKKALDRLPDAPVLADRKDSYTKHYIDGSVALSQYYVKVGKREEAKQLLADVQKADPENLDAKRELGYLNDPIRTNPAHTFEHTQNVEKVRKGLYMGEGNFNLGKYDEAKREFENVLRIDPYNSAARRWMERIASAKSDYYRAAYDHARAELLMQVDRAWELAVPAETPTNVNGGEQTTQASGTSYIITKLRTIVVPSINFEDTTVEEAIEYLRQRSVELDPSELDPTKKGVNFVVRRPNNAPAATAAPAAGGEAVLGAPEPGALRIKQLRLRNVPLAVALKYICDATRLRYKVDEYAVTLVPQTETGEDLFTRTFSVPPDFSAQLDSGGDSGGGAAASADPFAASSTGGGSSEAKLTARPPISELLKRAGVAFPEGSSATVSGSTLLVTNTPTELDKIEQLVDTFKGKVPKQVKITTKFVEISQENNDELGFDWVVSPFGIGAETFLGGGTVGNGMSRTNTDFISPVDGTAIGGVPTASGTNVTNLVTGGLRSGDGAITRNNIDSVLNNPNRTAQSANAAPGILALTGLFDNNQVQMIMRGLSQKKGTDLMTAPSVTARSGQKATIEIIREFIYPTEYEPPELPNSVGTSSVSNPLGPGLGTSSSAIFPVTPATPTAFETRNTGVTLEIEPTIGDNDFTIDLRFVPEIVEFEGFINYGSPIQSPSSDALGNPRTVTITENRIEMPVFSSRRVNTALTIYDGYTVAVGGLMREDVQNVEDKVPILGDIPYIGRLFQSKAENRIKSNLIIFVTAQIIDATGRPVRGPESDKANTTPVSAGLPTAPGGDVPTGGVLPLPASAN; this is encoded by the coding sequence ATGCAAAAAACGCCATTGTATCGAAACAGCCGTACCGCCGTCGCCCTGATGGCTGTCGCCGCCGCCACGCCCGCCGTGGTTTCGGTGGCCCACGCGGGCGATGGATACGGCTCCGGCGGCCTCGCCCAGCGCGAGATGATCCGTCGCCAGGAAGCCGTCGCCGAAGGCGACCGCCTGCTCGCTGAAGGCCGCGAAGCCTACGCGAAGGGCGACTACCAGCAGGCAGTCGACAAGTACAAGAAAGCCCTCGACCGTCTTCCCGATGCGCCCGTGCTGGCTGACCGCAAGGATTCCTACACGAAGCACTACATCGATGGCAGCGTGGCCCTCTCCCAGTACTACGTGAAGGTCGGCAAGCGTGAGGAAGCCAAGCAGCTCCTCGCTGACGTCCAGAAGGCCGATCCCGAGAACCTCGACGCGAAGCGCGAGCTCGGCTATCTCAACGACCCGATCCGCACCAACCCGGCCCACACGTTCGAGCACACCCAGAACGTCGAGAAGGTCCGCAAGGGCCTCTACATGGGTGAAGGCAACTTCAACCTCGGCAAGTACGACGAAGCGAAGCGCGAGTTCGAAAACGTTCTCCGCATCGACCCGTACAACAGCGCCGCCCGCCGCTGGATGGAGCGCATCGCCAGCGCCAAGTCCGATTACTACCGCGCCGCCTACGACCACGCCCGCGCCGAACTGCTGATGCAGGTGGACCGCGCTTGGGAGCTCGCCGTTCCGGCGGAGACTCCGACCAATGTGAACGGGGGGGAGCAGACCACGCAGGCATCGGGCACCAGCTACATCATCACTAAGCTCCGCACCATCGTCGTGCCCTCGATCAATTTCGAGGACACCACCGTGGAAGAGGCGATCGAGTATCTCCGCCAGCGCTCCGTCGAGCTGGATCCGTCCGAACTGGATCCCACCAAGAAGGGCGTGAACTTCGTTGTCCGCCGCCCGAACAACGCGCCGGCCGCGACCGCTGCTCCGGCAGCCGGTGGTGAAGCCGTCCTCGGTGCCCCTGAGCCGGGTGCCCTGCGGATCAAGCAGCTCCGCTTGCGCAATGTGCCGCTCGCCGTGGCGCTCAAGTATATCTGCGACGCCACCCGCCTGCGCTACAAGGTTGACGAATACGCCGTCACTCTCGTGCCGCAGACCGAGACCGGCGAGGATCTCTTCACCCGCACCTTCAGCGTGCCGCCGGACTTCTCCGCCCAGCTCGATAGCGGTGGTGACTCCGGTGGCGGTGCGGCCGCTTCCGCCGACCCCTTCGCCGCGTCCTCGACCGGTGGCGGCAGCTCGGAAGCCAAGCTCACGGCCCGTCCGCCGATCTCCGAACTCCTCAAGCGTGCCGGTGTGGCCTTCCCGGAAGGCAGCTCCGCCACCGTCAGCGGCAGCACCCTGCTGGTGACCAATACCCCGACCGAACTCGACAAGATCGAGCAGCTCGTGGATACCTTCAAGGGCAAGGTCCCGAAGCAGGTGAAGATCACCACCAAGTTCGTCGAAATCTCCCAGGAGAACAACGACGAGCTGGGCTTCGACTGGGTCGTTTCCCCGTTCGGCATCGGCGCCGAGACCTTCCTCGGTGGCGGCACGGTGGGCAACGGCATGTCCCGCACCAACACCGACTTCATCAGCCCCGTGGATGGCACTGCCATCGGCGGCGTCCCGACGGCGTCCGGCACCAACGTGACCAACCTGGTCACCGGCGGCCTGCGCTCGGGTGATGGCGCCATCACCCGCAACAACATCGACTCGGTGCTGAACAACCCGAACCGCACCGCCCAGTCGGCGAACGCGGCCCCGGGCATCCTCGCCCTGACCGGTTTGTTCGACAACAACCAGGTGCAGATGATCATGCGCGGCCTTTCCCAGAAGAAGGGCACCGACCTGATGACCGCTCCGAGCGTGACGGCCCGTTCCGGCCAGAAGGCGACGATCGAAATCATCCGCGAATTCATCTATCCGACCGAGTATGAGCCCCCGGAACTTCCGAACAGCGTGGGCACCTCGAGTGTCAGCAACCCGCTTGGACCAGGCCTCGGCACTTCCAGCTCCGCGATCTTCCCGGTGACCCCGGCCACGCCGACCGCGTTCGAAACGCGTAACACCGGTGTGACCCTCGAAATCGAGCCGACCATCGGCGACAACGATTTCACCATCGACCTGCGCTTCGTGCCGGAAATCGTCGAGTTCGAAGGCTTCATCAACTACGGTAGCCCGATCCAGTCCCCGTCTTCGGATGCCCTTGGCAACCCGCGCACGGTGACCATCACGGAAAACCGCATTGAAATGCCGGTCTTCTCGAGCCGCCGCGTCAACACCGCGCTCACGATCTATGACGGCTACACCGTTGCCGTCGGCGGTCTGATGCGTGAGGACGTGCAGAACGTCGAGGACAAGGTGCCGATCCTCGGGGACATCCCGTACATCGGCCGCCTGTTCCAGTCGAAGGCGGAGAACCGGATCAAGAGCAACCTGATCATCTTCGTGACGGCCCAGATCATCGACGCCACGGGCCGCCCGGTCCGCGGTCCGGAGTCTGACAAGGCGAACACGACGCCGGTCTCGGCCGGTCTGCCGACCGCTCCGGGTGGTGATGTGCCAACTGGTGGCGTGCTGCCGCTGCCGGCCAGCGCCAACTGA
- a CDS encoding GNAT family acetyltransferase codes for MVIRTYQPRDQDAVIELWGRCGLLAPQNNPVADIQRKLADSPELFLVGVMEAGIVATVMAGYEGHRGWINYLAVAPHLQKGGHGRRIMERAEELLCELGCPKINLQVRSTNTRVIEFYERLGFSCDPVTSMGKRLIVDEPLER; via the coding sequence ATGGTCATCCGCACCTATCAGCCGAGGGATCAGGACGCTGTCATCGAGTTGTGGGGACGCTGCGGGTTGCTGGCCCCGCAGAACAATCCGGTGGCGGACATCCAGCGGAAGCTGGCCGATTCCCCGGAGCTGTTCCTGGTAGGCGTGATGGAAGCCGGGATCGTCGCGACCGTGATGGCGGGCTACGAGGGGCACCGCGGCTGGATCAATTATCTCGCGGTGGCTCCACATCTTCAGAAAGGCGGACATGGCCGACGGATCATGGAGCGGGCCGAGGAGCTTCTGTGCGAATTGGGGTGTCCGAAGATCAATCTCCAAGTCCGCTCGACGAACACGCGGGTGATCGAATTTTACGAGCGCCTCGGGTTTTCTTGCGATCCCGTCACGAGCATGGGCAAGCGGTTGATCGTGGATGAGCCGCTTGAGCGTTGA